One Mercurialis annua linkage group LG3, ddMerAnnu1.2, whole genome shotgun sequence DNA window includes the following coding sequences:
- the LOC126673960 gene encoding 3-ketoacyl-CoA synthase 6: protein MPQILPDFSNSVKLKYVKLGYQYLVNHILYLLLIPVMAGVSVEVLRLGPDEILNVWNSLHFDLVQILSSSFFVILIATVYFMSKPRTVYLVDYACYKPPVTCRVPFSTFMEHSRLILKDNPKSVEFQMRILERSGLGEETCLPPAIHYIPPKPTMEAARGEAELVIFSAMDSLFKKTGLKPKDIDILIVNCSLFSPTPSLSAMIINKYKLRSNIKSFNLSGMGCSAGLISIDLARDLLQIHPRSNAVVVSTEIITPNYYQGNERAMLLPNCLFRMGGAAILLSNRRSQSSVAKYRLVRVVRTHKGADDKAYRCVYEEEDKEGKVGINLSKDLMAIAGEALKSNITTIGPLVLPASEQILFLFSLIGRKIFNPKWKPYIPDFKQAFEHFCIHAGGRAVIDELQKNLQLSGEHVEASRMTLHKFGNTSSSSLWYEMSYIEAKGRMKKGDRVWQIAFGSGFKCNSAVWKCNTTIETTTDGPWADCIDRYPVHIPEVVKL, encoded by the coding sequence ATGCCTCAGATCTTGCCGGATTTTTCCAATTCCGTTAAGCTCAAGTATGTCAAACTTGGTTATCAGTATCTCGTTAATCACATACTCTATCTTTTGTTAATTCCCGTCATGGCCGGGGTTTCTGTCGAGGTTCTTCGTTTAGGCCCGGATGAAATCTTGAATGTTTGGAACTCGCTTCATTTCGATCTTGTTCAgattctttcttcttcttttttcgtCATCCTCATCGCTACGGTTTACTTCATGTCCAAGCCACGGACTGTTTATCTCGTTGATTACGCTTGCTATAAGCCTCCGGTTACTTGCAGAGTTCCGTTTTCTACTTTCATGGAACATTCTAGGCTTATTTTGAAAGATAATCCGAAAAGCGTCGAGTTTCAGATGAGGATTCTTGAACGGTCTGGTCTCGGGGAAGAAACTTGTTTGCCTCCTGCTATTCATTATATTCCTCCTAAACCTACTATGGAAGCTGCTAGAGGTGAAGCTGAGCTTGTGATTTTCTCGGCCATGGATTCACTTTTTAAGAAAACTGGTTTGAAACCTAAAGATATTGATATTCTGATAGTGAATTGCAGTCTTTTTTCTCCTACTCCATCTCTGTCTGCTATgattattaacaaatataagctcagAAGTAACATAAAGAGCTTCAATCTTTCCGGTATGGGATGTAGTGCAGGGCTGATTTCGATTGATTTAGCCCGCGATCTTCTTCAAATTCATCCCCGTTCGAATGCTGTCGTTGTGAGTACCGAGATTATTACCCCGAATTATTACCAAGGTAATGAGAGAGCTATGCTGCTTCCGAATTGCCTCTTCCGTATGGGAGGCGCGGCGATTCTGTTATCCAACCGCCGCTCTCAGAGCTCGGTAGCTAAGTATCGGTTAGTCCGCGTCGTTCGCACCCATAAAGGTGCGGACGACAAAGCATATCGATGCGTATACGAGGAAGAAGATAAAGAAGGCAAAGTCGGGATCAATTTATCGAAAGATTTAATGGCAATAGCTGGGGAAGCTCTAAAATCGAACATAACAACAATCGGGCCGCTAGTACTTCCAGCATCGGAGCAGATCCTGTTCCTGTTCTCGCTCATCGGCCGGAAAATCTTTAACCCTAAATGGAAACCCTACATACCGGACTTCAAACAGGCGTTCGAGCATTTTTGCATCCATGCAGGAGGAAGAGCAGTGATTGATGAACTTCAGAAAAACTTGCAGCTATCAGGAGAGCACGTCGAGGCGTCGAGAATGACACTCCATAAGTTCGGGAACACGTCATCGTCTTCTTTATGGTATGAAATGAGTTACATTGAAGCTAAAGGGAGAATGAAAAAAGGCGATAGGGTTTGGCAGATTGCATTCGGGAGTGGATTTAAGTGCAACAGTGCAGTTTGGAAGTGTAATACAACCATTGAAACGACGACGGATGGACCTTGGGCTGATTGCATTGATAGGTACCCAGTTCATATTCCTGAAGTTGTCAAGCTCTGA
- the LOC126672806 gene encoding uncharacterized protein LOC126672806 produces the protein MAVMSMFVNKKGEIIERFLAVEYVSDTSSRSLKAVVDMLFARHNLFISRLRGQAYNGTSNIRGEFNGLKAFIQRENPFAFYVHCFAHQLHIIVNIVGAFCKRSDELNKHRDADIFEKLETGELTIEKGLNQQINLTRSGDTRWGSHHVTLARLLFMWSSALYVLERVYEDGTEPEPRGKANALIKLMEDFHFVYILHLMLKLLGITNALLLDLQQKDQKIITTMNLIEVSKVKL, from the exons ATGGCAGTGATGTCAATGTTTGTGAATAAAAAGGGTGAAATAATCGAAAGGTTTCTTGCCGTTGAGTATGTCAGTGACACTtcatcacgttctttaaaagcGGTTGTGGATATGTTGTTTGCTcgacataatttatttatttctagaTTGCGAGGTCAAGCATATAATGGAACATCCAATATTAGGGGAGAGTTTAATGGGCTGAAGGCATTTATTCAACGAGAAAATCCTTTTGCTTTTTATGTCCATTGTTTTGCCCATCAACTGCA TATTATTGTGAATATTGTTGGTGCTTTTTGCAAAAGAAGTGATGAATTAAACAAACATAGGGATGCTGACATTTTTGAGAAATTAGAGACCGGTGAGCTTACTATAGAAAAAGGGCTTAATCAACAGATTAATCTTACAAGATCGGGTGATACTCGTTGGGGTTCACATCATGTCACTTTAGCCCGTTTGTTGTTCATGTGGAGTTCAGCCTTATATGTGCTTGAAAGAGTTTATGAAGATGGAACTGAACCAGAGCCGAGGGGCAAAGCAAATGCCTTGATTAAACTGATGGAAGACTTCCACTTTGTATATATTCTGCATCTGATGCTTAAATTATTGGGTATAACAAATGCATTGTTGCTTGACTTACAACAGAAAGATCAAAAAATTATCACTACGATGAACTTGATAGAAGTTTCGAAAGTAAAGCTATAA
- the LOC126671622 gene encoding tetraketide alpha-pyrone reductase 2-like encodes MPEYCVTGGTGFIAAYLVKSLLEKGHTVRTTVRNPEDDGKVGFLKKFSGAKERLKIMKADLLVAGSFDEAIHGVDGVFHTASPVLVPYDHNIQETLINPCINGTKNVLSSCTNVKRVVLTSSCSSIRYRYDAEQVSPLNESHWSDPDYCKRYNLWYAYAKTLAEEEAWRIAKEKGIDLVVVNPSFVVGPLLAPQPTSTLLLILAMIKGLRSEYPNTAVGFVHIDDVISAHILAMEESKASGRLICSSSVAHWSQIIEMLKAKYPSYPYENKCSSQEGDNKLHSMDTTKISELGFSHFKTIEQMFDDCIKSFQDKEFL; translated from the exons ATGCCTGAATATTGTGTAACAGGTGGAACAGGGTTCATAGCAGCTTATTTAGTTAAATCTTTGTTAGAAAAAGGTCATACTGTAAGAACAACAGTGAGAAATCCAG AGGATGATGGAAAAGTTGGATTTCTAAAAAAGTTTAGTGGAGCTAAAGAAAGATTAAAGATTATGAAAGCTGATTTGTTGGTTGCTGGAAGTTTTGATGAGGCTATTCATGGTGTTGATGGAGTTTTTCATACTGCTTCCCCTGTGCTCGTCCCTTATGATCATAATATTCag GAAACTTTGATCAATCCATGTATCAATGGCACCAAGAATGTTCTGAGCTCTTGCACAAACGTAAAAAGAGTAGTACTTACGTCGTCTTGCTCTTCAATACGATACCGATACGATGCTGAACAAGTTTCTCCTCTTAACGAGTCGCATTGGAGCGATCCGGACTATTGCAAGCGCTACAAT CTATGGTATGCGTATGCAAAGACTCTAGCTGAGGAAGAGGCTTGGAGAATTGCAAAGGAGAAGGGGATTGATCTTGTTGTGGTTAACCCATCTTTTGTTGTTGGTCCGTTGCTTGCACCACAGCCTACCAGTACTCTGCTCCTTATACTTGCCATGATTAAAG GTTTGAGAAGCGAATATCCAAACACAGCCGTCGGATTTGTGCACATAGATGATGTAATTTCCGCTCACATTCTAGCAATGGAGGAAAGTAAAGCATCAGGCAGGCTAATTTGCTCAAGCTCAGTAGCTCATTGGTCACAAATAATAGAGATGCTCAAGGCCAAATATCCCTCTTATCCTTATGAGAACAA ATGTAGCAGCCAAGAAGGAGACAACAAGCTTCATAGCATGGACACAACTAAGATTTCTGAGTTAGGGTTCTCTCATTTCAAAACAATAGAACAGATGTTTGATGACTGCATCAAAAGTTTTCAGGACAAGGAgtttctttaa
- the LOC126672807 gene encoding uncharacterized protein LOC126672807, which yields MFCSKYDIVVPDMEDHFLIPGQSRRARHLVTRYHHHNKVFLTVIDLLTVEINNRFSKSSTILLRYISCLDPRDSFSRFDQYSFICLVELYSDDFSAIDLQFLRDDLDTYIYEVIQTSDFTSCEDRSILAIKMVQTATTSVGRAFSAMNHIKSDLWNNMADEWLNDLMICFIERTIFAAMDNEDIL from the exons ATGTTTTGTAGCAAGTATGACATTGTGGTGCCTGATATGGAAGATCATTTTCTTATTCCAGGACAGTCTCGTCGTGCTAGGCACTTGGTAACTCGTTATCATCATCATAATAAGGTTTTTCTTACTGTGATTGATTTGCTTACTGTTGAGATAAATAATAGGTTTTCCAAATCTAGCACTATATTATTAAGGTACATATCATGTCTTGATCCAAGAGACTCTTTTTCTAGATTTGATCAATATAGTTTTATTTGCCTTGTTGAACTCTATTCTGATGATTTCTCTGCTATTGACTTGCAATTTTTGAGAGATGATCTAGATACGTACATTTATGAAGTAATACAAACTTCTGATTTTACTAGTTGTGAAGATCGTTCTATTCTTGCAATTAAGATGGTTCAAACTG CTACAACATCTGTTGGGAGAGCTTTTTCTGCAATGAACCACATCAAGTCAGATTTATGGAACAACATGGCAGATGAGTGGTTGAATGATTTGATGATATGCTTCATTGAGAGGACGATATTTGCTGCCATGGATAATGAAGATATTTTATAG